The Chryseobacterium nakagawai genome has a segment encoding these proteins:
- a CDS encoding isoaspartyl peptidase/L-asparaginase family protein translates to MNNNRRSFIKKLGIATAALAVNPLDLMAKELPENNTVTNKPIVLSTWNFGIKANEEAWTILGKGGKALDAVEKGVRLVELDPKERSVGYGGRPDRDGRVTLDACIMDDNYNIGSVACLEHIKNPISVARGVMEKTPHVMLVGDGALQFALSQGFKKENLLTEESEKEWKEWLKTSKYKPIANIENHDTIGMIALDAQGNLSGACTTSGMAFKMHGRVGDSPIIGAGLFVDNEVGAATATGHGEEVIRTVGTHLVVELMRQGRSPQQACKEAVDRIVKINQRRNKNLKDIQVGFIAINKKGEYGAYCIQDGFNFAVYDQKGNRLETPEFAVK, encoded by the coding sequence ATGAATAATAACCGAAGAAGTTTTATCAAAAAACTGGGAATCGCTACAGCAGCACTGGCTGTAAATCCATTAGATCTAATGGCGAAAGAATTACCTGAAAACAATACCGTTACCAATAAACCTATCGTTCTTTCAACCTGGAATTTTGGGATCAAAGCCAATGAAGAAGCCTGGACAATCCTTGGAAAAGGAGGAAAAGCTCTGGATGCGGTTGAAAAAGGAGTCCGACTGGTAGAATTAGATCCTAAAGAAAGAAGTGTTGGATATGGTGGACGCCCGGACAGAGATGGCAGGGTAACATTGGATGCCTGTATCATGGATGATAATTACAATATCGGTTCAGTGGCTTGCCTGGAACATATTAAAAATCCTATTTCCGTAGCAAGAGGGGTAATGGAAAAGACACCTCACGTCATGTTGGTAGGAGACGGAGCATTACAATTTGCCCTTTCACAGGGCTTCAAAAAAGAAAACCTTCTTACGGAAGAATCCGAAAAAGAATGGAAAGAATGGTTGAAAACAAGTAAATATAAACCTATTGCTAATATTGAAAATCATGATACCATAGGAATGATTGCTCTTGATGCCCAAGGAAACCTTTCAGGAGCTTGTACAACCAGTGGAATGGCTTTCAAAATGCATGGAAGAGTAGGAGATTCCCCTATTATCGGAGCTGGGTTATTTGTAGATAATGAAGTGGGAGCTGCAACAGCAACCGGACATGGTGAAGAAGTGATCAGAACAGTAGGAACACATCTTGTGGTAGAATTGATGAGACAGGGAAGAAGTCCACAACAGGCTTGTAAAGAAGCGGTAGATAGAATTGTAAAGATCAACCAGAGAAGAAATAAAAACCTTAAAGATATTCAGGTAGGCTTTATCGCCATCAATAAAAAAGGAGAATATGGTGCCTATTGCATCCAGGATGGATTTAATTTCGCGGTATATGACCAGAAAGGAAATCGCCTGGAAACACCTGAGTTTGCAGTGAAATAA
- a CDS encoding copper homeostasis protein CutC, with product MSKIEIACFNPESAMIAFENGADRIELCSGLSEGGTTPDFESTKKLREKINIPIFVMIRPRGGDFTYSDAEFEQMKTDLTALKSLNIDGFVFGILDENDEVNKEQNKTLVELASPLPCTFHRAFDRAKGLEESLEKVIECGFTTILTSGQKPNVSEGKENLKKLITFSNGRIEILVGGGLRSSNIEEIRQATKAGYFHSSAITDGGSFANPDEVIALKNK from the coding sequence ATGTCAAAAATAGAAATAGCATGTTTTAATCCTGAATCAGCAATGATTGCTTTTGAAAATGGAGCTGATAGAATAGAACTTTGTTCAGGATTAAGCGAAGGAGGAACAACTCCCGATTTTGAATCTACAAAAAAATTAAGAGAGAAAATAAATATTCCAATCTTTGTGATGATCCGCCCCAGAGGAGGTGATTTTACTTATTCGGACGCTGAATTTGAGCAGATGAAGACCGACTTAACCGCATTGAAATCATTGAATATTGATGGTTTTGTATTCGGTATTCTGGATGAAAATGATGAGGTGAATAAGGAGCAGAATAAAACCTTGGTTGAATTGGCTTCACCACTTCCTTGTACATTCCATCGGGCCTTCGACAGAGCAAAAGGCCTGGAAGAATCTCTGGAGAAAGTCATTGAATGTGGTTTTACAACCATTCTCACATCAGGACAGAAGCCTAATGTTTCAGAAGGAAAAGAAAACCTGAAAAAATTAATTACTTTTTCCAATGGAAGAATTGAAATTCTTGTAGGGGGTGGTCTTCGTTCCTCAAATATTGAAGAGATAAGACAAGCTACAAAAGCTGGTTACTTCCACTCTTCAGCGATTACTGATGGAGGATCTTTTGCTAATCCTGATGAGGTGATTGCTTTGAAGAATAAATAA
- a CDS encoding GxxExxY protein, with product MTENELSYKIIGAAIEVHKNLGVGLLENAYETALAYELRTLGLNVKQQVALSLQYKEISIENAYKIDLIVEDKVIIEVKAVLELHPIFNAQVLTYLKQTHIKLGLLINFNSELIKHGIHRIVNKIIDA from the coding sequence ATGACCGAAAACGAATTATCTTACAAAATAATAGGCGCCGCTATAGAAGTCCATAAAAACTTAGGTGTTGGGCTACTAGAAAATGCCTATGAAACAGCATTAGCTTACGAATTAAGAACCTTAGGTCTTAATGTTAAACAACAAGTTGCTTTATCACTTCAATACAAGGAAATCTCGATAGAAAATGCATATAAAATTGATTTGATTGTAGAAGATAAAGTAATCATCGAAGTTAAAGCTGTCTTGGAATTGCATCCTATTTTCAATGCTCAGGTGTTGACTTATTTAAAACAAACTCATATAAAACTCGGACTTCTTATTAATTTCAATAGTGAACTTATTAAACACGGAATCCATAGAATTGTAAACAAAATCATTGATGCGTAA
- a CDS encoding beta-mannosidase — translation MRKTLLFAFLFIQNILFAQYSERSLSSENWQFKNSKDKNWFPAKVPGTVHLDLMTNKLIPDPFKDENEKKVQWVENEDWNYQTNFNISFKEFDYDNIDLVFNGLDTFSDIYLNGKLLKKTDNMFRIWEIPVKEYLKQGTNLLQIKFKSAVNEGKERAEKVPFTMPESPRSFVRKAQYQFGWDWGPRLVTAGIWKDVKLEFWRNAKVNHIQVEQKSLTDSLAQVSFNMNIFAEEEGEYFTWFNLNRGMHKFHLNKGFNTIRLPYNIKDPKRWEPNGRGKPTVYTTKISLYKKGGRIIRDINVTYGLRDIELIQEKDEKGKSFYFKVNGNPLYIKGTNWIPADSFSPRITKEKYQKLIKAAKEANMNMIRIWGGGIYEDEEFYKACDENGILVWQDFMFAGSFYPADQEFLENVEEEVKDQVNRLQNHPSIALWCGNNEIDEAIVNWGYQKQFKYSKADSLLVWKDYKKLFHEVIPNTLKQSLTPDKNLYWPSSPSIGWGHKESLTEGDSHYWGVWWGEQPFEMYNEKVGRFMSEYGFQGMPTLATTKSMFSGVSDLDLQNPTIKAHEKHARGWEIINKYMERDYAIPTGFVKYNYVSQLLQARGMQIAIEAHRRAKPYNMGTLYWQLNDCWPVVSWSSIDYLGNWKAFHYQAKRSFEPVLISVAENSKAYEIYLISDVLKEIKADIKFELIDFEGKQLWKSNINKELKADVSEKVLSINKADLAKFDVSKSVLKISSDSEDVKLEKLFFPAKPKDLKLSKPNITIKKISPTEIEVSTDVLAKDVYLIGDTHFSDNFFDLLPGTSKRITLSKSLDKVEVMSLFEIFEN, via the coding sequence ATGCGTAAAACTTTACTTTTTGCTTTCCTTTTTATTCAGAATATTCTTTTTGCTCAGTATTCGGAAAGAAGCCTGTCCTCTGAAAACTGGCAGTTCAAAAATTCAAAAGATAAAAACTGGTTTCCGGCTAAGGTTCCAGGAACGGTTCATTTGGATTTGATGACCAATAAGCTTATTCCGGATCCTTTCAAGGACGAAAATGAAAAGAAAGTTCAATGGGTAGAAAATGAAGATTGGAATTATCAGACTAATTTTAATATATCATTCAAGGAATTTGATTACGACAATATTGATCTTGTTTTTAATGGATTAGATACATTTTCTGACATTTATCTTAATGGGAAACTACTGAAGAAAACAGATAATATGTTTAGGATTTGGGAGATTCCAGTGAAAGAATATTTGAAGCAGGGAACAAATCTGTTACAGATCAAATTTAAATCTGCAGTCAATGAAGGAAAAGAACGGGCAGAAAAGGTTCCGTTTACCATGCCGGAATCGCCACGAAGCTTTGTAAGAAAAGCACAGTATCAGTTTGGCTGGGATTGGGGTCCAAGATTAGTAACAGCAGGAATCTGGAAGGATGTAAAACTGGAGTTTTGGAGAAATGCAAAAGTTAATCATATTCAGGTTGAGCAAAAGTCACTTACTGATTCATTGGCCCAGGTATCATTTAATATGAACATTTTCGCTGAAGAAGAGGGGGAGTACTTTACATGGTTCAACTTAAACAGAGGAATGCATAAATTTCATCTTAATAAAGGTTTTAATACAATTAGACTTCCTTATAATATCAAAGATCCGAAGAGATGGGAGCCTAATGGAAGAGGAAAGCCTACTGTATATACTACAAAGATTTCCTTATACAAGAAAGGAGGACGAATTATTAGAGATATCAATGTTACATATGGTTTGAGAGATATTGAACTTATTCAGGAGAAAGATGAAAAGGGCAAATCTTTTTATTTTAAAGTTAATGGAAACCCATTATACATCAAAGGTACAAACTGGATTCCTGCTGACAGTTTCTCGCCAAGGATTACAAAAGAAAAATATCAAAAACTGATTAAGGCTGCCAAAGAAGCCAATATGAATATGATCCGGATCTGGGGTGGTGGGATCTATGAAGATGAAGAATTCTACAAAGCCTGTGATGAAAACGGAATTTTGGTGTGGCAGGATTTTATGTTTGCAGGAAGTTTTTATCCGGCAGATCAGGAGTTTTTGGAGAATGTAGAGGAAGAAGTGAAAGATCAGGTCAACAGACTGCAAAACCATCCTTCCATTGCCTTATGGTGTGGAAATAATGAAATTGATGAAGCCATTGTCAATTGGGGATATCAGAAACAGTTTAAATACTCAAAAGCAGATTCTTTGCTGGTTTGGAAAGATTATAAAAAGCTGTTTCATGAAGTTATTCCTAATACATTGAAACAAAGCCTTACACCGGATAAAAATCTGTATTGGCCAAGCTCACCATCTATCGGATGGGGACATAAGGAAAGCCTTACAGAAGGAGATTCTCATTATTGGGGTGTTTGGTGGGGCGAACAGCCTTTCGAAATGTATAATGAAAAAGTAGGCCGCTTTATGTCTGAATATGGTTTTCAGGGAATGCCAACTTTAGCCACAACGAAATCAATGTTTTCCGGAGTTTCTGATTTAGACCTACAAAACCCGACTATTAAAGCCCATGAAAAACATGCAAGAGGCTGGGAGATTATCAATAAATATATGGAACGGGACTATGCAATACCGACAGGTTTTGTGAAGTATAATTATGTATCCCAACTGCTACAGGCGAGAGGAATGCAGATTGCAATAGAAGCTCATCGTAGAGCAAAACCTTATAATATGGGAACATTGTACTGGCAGCTTAATGACTGCTGGCCGGTAGTTTCATGGTCGTCCATTGATTATTTAGGAAATTGGAAGGCTTTTCACTATCAGGCAAAAAGAAGTTTTGAGCCTGTACTGATTTCTGTTGCTGAAAATAGTAAAGCTTATGAAATCTATCTGATTAGTGATGTATTGAAAGAGATAAAAGCTGATATAAAATTTGAACTCATTGATTTTGAAGGAAAACAGCTATGGAAATCTAATATTAATAAAGAGTTGAAGGCTGATGTGAGTGAGAAAGTTTTGAGTATTAACAAAGCGGATCTGGCAAAATTTGATGTATCAAAATCTGTTTTGAAAATAAGTTCAGACAGTGAAGATGTGAAGCTCGAAAAGCTTTTCTTTCCGGCAAAACCTAAAGATTTGAAACTCTCAAAACCTAATATTACCATTAAAAAAATATCGCCAACAGAAATTGAAGTCTCAACAGATGTTTTGGCAAAGGACGTATACCTGATCGGAGATACTCATTTCAGTGATAACTTCTTTGATCTGTTACCAGGGACATCAAAAAGAATTACTCTTTCGAAATCTTTGGATAAGGTTGAGGTGATGAGTTTATTTGAAATTTTTGAAAATTAG
- a CDS encoding AEC family transporter: MVNFVLIAVCIIAGMIFKATKSIHPDAHKGINTWILYLALPAVSFKYLPKVQWTTEMLFPIAATFLVSVFCFFYVMFYSKSRGYSRRSRSTLELASGYSNTSFIGFPLISAFYGEGLLSIAIICDQTMFFALSTLGIIAAVKGGSKSGKVSAVFILKRLITFPPLIGCISALVLSQFIDLTVAEPLFDKLAATVSPLALFSVGLQLKFNGWKKLIPQMSASMLYKLILAPAIVLGMALLLGIKGDVAKITIFEAAMPTLVTSSIIAEQFRLNTKLTNLIIGVSIIVGFFTSAMWYEIIDIIF, encoded by the coding sequence ATGGTAAATTTTGTTCTGATTGCAGTGTGCATTATTGCAGGAATGATATTCAAAGCAACAAAATCTATCCACCCGGATGCCCACAAGGGGATCAATACCTGGATTCTTTATCTTGCTCTACCGGCAGTTTCATTCAAATACCTGCCGAAGGTACAATGGACAACGGAAATGCTTTTTCCGATTGCAGCCACTTTCTTAGTCTCTGTATTTTGTTTCTTTTATGTAATGTTTTACAGTAAAAGTAGAGGATATTCAAGGCGGTCAAGAAGTACGTTGGAGTTGGCGAGCGGTTACAGCAATACCTCTTTCATCGGATTTCCTTTGATCAGTGCTTTTTATGGTGAAGGTCTTTTGAGTATCGCGATTATTTGCGACCAAACCATGTTTTTCGCTCTTTCTACATTGGGAATTATTGCTGCTGTAAAAGGAGGAAGTAAGTCAGGAAAAGTAAGCGCCGTATTTATTTTGAAGCGTCTGATTACATTTCCACCATTGATTGGTTGTATTTCTGCTTTGGTACTGTCTCAATTTATAGATTTAACCGTAGCAGAACCTCTTTTTGATAAATTAGCCGCTACTGTAAGCCCGTTAGCTCTGTTCTCAGTTGGATTACAATTGAAATTTAATGGCTGGAAAAAGCTTATTCCTCAGATGTCAGCTTCCATGCTTTATAAATTGATTCTGGCTCCGGCAATTGTATTGGGAATGGCTTTATTGTTAGGAATAAAAGGAGATGTCGCAAAAATTACCATATTCGAAGCAGCCATGCCAACATTAGTGACTTCAAGTATCATTGCAGAACAGTTCAGGCTGAATACAAAGTTGACCAACCTGATTATCGGAGTCAGTATTATTGTAGGGTTTTTTACCTCTGCAATGTGGTATGAGATAATAGATATTATATTCTAA
- a CDS encoding sulfite exporter TauE/SafE family protein, with translation MENYILLFLIGLIAGALNAAAGGGSFITFPAFIYAGVPPIQANASSTVALFPGSLASAWKFKEYIQPFPNISITAMIIFTLLGGCAGGFLLLYTPSADFKLIVPWLLLLGSLAFAFGKQAGNWLRKRIKIGSGLVLGAQFILGIYGGYFGGAVGIMMMAVWALFGLSDIKIINANKTLFTGIANAAAVILFISAGKIYWPETCTMMVATILGGYFGAHFTKKLDPVKLRTGIIFFNFLITFVFFIKTFS, from the coding sequence ATGGAAAATTACATTTTATTATTTTTGATAGGACTTATAGCTGGTGCTTTGAATGCGGCAGCTGGTGGTGGATCATTCATTACTTTTCCAGCTTTTATCTATGCAGGCGTTCCTCCGATTCAGGCTAATGCATCCAGTACTGTAGCATTATTTCCTGGTAGTTTAGCCAGTGCCTGGAAGTTCAAAGAGTATATTCAGCCTTTTCCCAATATTTCAATAACGGCAATGATTATTTTTACTCTTTTGGGGGGATGTGCAGGAGGCTTTCTTCTTTTATATACTCCATCAGCAGATTTTAAGCTAATAGTTCCATGGCTTCTTTTATTAGGTTCTCTCGCATTTGCATTTGGAAAACAAGCCGGTAACTGGCTTAGAAAAAGAATTAAAATTGGTTCCGGATTAGTTTTAGGTGCTCAGTTTATTTTAGGAATATATGGCGGTTATTTTGGTGGTGCAGTAGGAATTATGATGATGGCTGTATGGGCATTATTCGGCTTATCAGACATCAAAATCATCAATGCTAATAAAACACTTTTTACAGGAATAGCTAATGCTGCGGCAGTTATTTTATTTATTTCAGCGGGTAAAATATATTGGCCGGAAACCTGTACCATGATGGTTGCTACCATTCTAGGCGGATATTTTGGTGCTCATTTCACCAAAAAACTTGATCCGGTAAAGCTAAGAACCGGAATCATATTCTTCAATTTTCTGATTACCTTCGTTTTCTTTATTAAAACTTTTTCTTAG
- the priA gene encoding replication restart helicase PriA: MPYAQIVLPLNLKGSFTYKVPEELMPEIQLGMRVLVPFGGKKIYTGIVFELHDNAPDNFVAKDVISILDERPILPEEQIRFWNWLSDYYLCNLGEIYRLAFPSSLKLESETYLKLKPGIVVDFENLDVNEMYLVQALEVRQLVNLTDIEAFIPKKEIIKTINSLIDLQYIEIDEKIAEKYKAKEVAYVRINDSVLNNQNLTEILLKLNKAPKQKDLFLLILEKQTENPDLHIKKAELFEDGYFGSSHFKALADKGLVEEYYMQKDRIESYEGEIEEIEELSEEQKIAKSEIDEAFEEGKNVLLHGVTSSGKTHIYLEKIEECIREGKNVLFLLPEISLTKQITQRLEKKYGRQLGFYHQKLTDFERVEVWRRIKQNDIRILVGTRNALFLPYQDLGLIVVDEEHDSAYKPREVTPYFNAKDAALVLGGLHKAGVILGSATPSVESYYRARKDKMKYIFLNERFGNVNLPEYELINFKEAQESKNVSGNFSTRLIDAIKHTIDEKNQAIVLHNRRGYANVIECETCGYVNYCSNCDVVMTYHKAANEMKCHYCGQRASKPRTCPKCNSENLNERGVGVEQIHEEVSKLFPENEVDRMDVDSMRKKFAYEKLYEKIEDGETDIVVGTQMISKGLDFDHIELVAIPKADSLLYVQDFRAEERAYQLITQVSGRAGRVSGKGKILIQTYNPDHSVFQLIKMNNPAKIYKYILTERQKFHYPPFTKLIMIELKHRRDDKVDRASQFLGSILRKYLPEECILGPERAQIARLNNLYQFQILLKLPRGKNYEKFKNMVLISLKEFDEITAYQSIKKDVFVDF, encoded by the coding sequence TTGCCATACGCTCAAATCGTTTTACCACTTAATTTAAAAGGATCCTTCACCTATAAGGTTCCGGAAGAACTAATGCCTGAAATTCAATTAGGAATGAGGGTTCTGGTACCATTTGGAGGAAAAAAGATCTATACGGGAATTGTTTTTGAACTTCATGATAATGCTCCGGATAACTTTGTGGCGAAGGATGTCATTAGTATTTTGGATGAAAGACCCATTCTTCCGGAAGAACAAATCCGTTTCTGGAATTGGCTTTCCGATTATTATCTGTGTAACCTCGGAGAAATCTACAGATTAGCTTTTCCATCTTCCTTAAAACTGGAGAGCGAAACGTATTTAAAATTAAAACCAGGAATAGTTGTTGATTTTGAAAATCTGGATGTCAATGAAATGTATTTGGTTCAGGCGCTGGAAGTAAGACAATTGGTTAATCTTACAGATATTGAAGCATTTATTCCCAAGAAAGAAATTATTAAAACCATCAATTCTCTGATCGATCTGCAGTATATTGAGATTGATGAGAAAATTGCCGAAAAATATAAGGCGAAAGAAGTAGCTTATGTAAGAATTAATGATAGTGTTTTAAACAATCAGAATCTTACAGAAATTCTTTTAAAGCTGAATAAGGCTCCTAAGCAAAAAGACCTGTTCCTTTTAATTTTAGAAAAGCAGACTGAAAATCCTGATCTTCATATTAAAAAAGCCGAATTGTTTGAAGACGGCTATTTTGGAAGCTCTCATTTCAAGGCATTGGCAGACAAAGGCCTTGTGGAGGAATACTATATGCAGAAAGACAGGATTGAAAGTTATGAAGGTGAAATTGAAGAGATAGAAGAACTTTCTGAAGAGCAGAAAATAGCAAAATCTGAGATCGATGAAGCTTTTGAAGAAGGAAAAAATGTGCTGCTTCATGGTGTAACATCGTCAGGAAAAACTCATATTTATTTAGAGAAAATTGAAGAGTGCATCAGAGAAGGGAAAAACGTCCTCTTTTTACTTCCTGAAATTTCTCTGACTAAACAGATTACCCAAAGACTTGAAAAAAAATATGGCAGGCAGTTAGGATTTTACCATCAGAAACTGACAGATTTCGAAAGGGTAGAGGTGTGGAGAAGAATTAAACAGAATGATATCCGTATTCTTGTGGGAACCAGAAATGCCTTGTTTTTACCTTATCAGGATCTGGGATTGATTGTAGTAGATGAAGAACACGATTCTGCTTATAAACCAAGGGAAGTTACGCCCTATTTTAATGCTAAAGATGCTGCACTGGTTTTGGGTGGTTTGCATAAAGCCGGAGTTATTCTGGGCTCTGCTACCCCTTCTGTTGAAAGTTATTACAGAGCCAGAAAAGATAAAATGAAATACATTTTCCTGAATGAAAGGTTCGGGAATGTGAATCTTCCTGAATATGAACTGATTAATTTCAAAGAAGCTCAGGAATCTAAAAACGTATCTGGAAATTTTTCTACAAGGCTTATTGACGCCATTAAGCACACAATTGATGAAAAGAACCAGGCTATCGTTCTTCACAACAGACGTGGATATGCCAATGTTATAGAGTGTGAAACCTGTGGTTATGTTAATTATTGCTCCAATTGTGATGTGGTAATGACGTATCATAAGGCGGCCAATGAAATGAAATGTCATTATTGTGGTCAAAGAGCTTCAAAGCCTAGAACCTGCCCGAAATGTAACTCAGAAAACCTGAATGAAAGGGGAGTAGGAGTAGAGCAGATTCACGAAGAAGTATCCAAACTGTTTCCTGAAAATGAGGTGGACAGGATGGATGTAGATTCTATGCGTAAGAAGTTTGCCTATGAAAAGCTGTATGAGAAAATTGAAGACGGAGAAACCGATATTGTAGTAGGAACACAGATGATTTCCAAAGGTCTGGATTTTGACCATATAGAATTGGTAGCTATTCCTAAAGCTGATTCCTTATTATATGTACAGGATTTCAGGGCTGAAGAAAGGGCCTATCAGTTGATAACACAGGTTTCCGGAAGAGCGGGAAGAGTTTCAGGGAAAGGTAAAATCCTGATTCAAACTTATAATCCTGATCATTCCGTATTTCAGCTGATTAAAATGAATAATCCTGCGAAAATCTATAAATATATTCTTACCGAACGTCAGAAATTCCACTATCCCCCGTTTACCAAACTGATTATGATCGAACTGAAACACAGGAGAGATGATAAGGTAGACCGTGCCTCTCAGTTCCTGGGTTCTATTCTGAGAAAATATCTTCCTGAAGAATGTATTTTGGGACCGGAAAGAGCTCAGATTGCCAGGTTAAATAATTTATATCAGTTCCAGATTTTACTGAAGTTACCGCGTGGGAAAAACTATGAAAAGTTTAAAAACATGGTTTTGATAAGTTTGAAAGAATTTGATGAAATTACTGCTTATCAAAGCATTAAAAAGGATGTTTTTGTTGATTTTTAA
- the dacB gene encoding D-alanyl-D-alanine carboxypeptidase/D-alanyl-D-alanine endopeptidase gives MVNFRKYISSAAVLASGFFLAQSTVSTVLYSQNYDNQKNSLNLPSPVSSMVEKSVLSAKELVDINVNTMMADPVLKNATWGFVVYDPKTKKVISSYNESSPLVPASTTKLLTTETALNLLGENYRWMTQLEYSGTVDENGTLNGNLYVVGSGDPSLGTNKAGAGSYRDIISDFIGGLSREGIRKVNGDIIIQTALFKGNIAMLPENVVWLENNNYYLPAGTTHAINPANEKLIVKKSGFSTEKKFFYVSPYAHQMVYAEKYDGDGILTTKLPDAPAYLANSFRTTLVKSGIPVTGKVSAKMTDPTPENRKMISAYKSPTLGDIIYYTNQHSDNSLAEALLRTVGFQKLGDQTSESGRIVVTDHLKEAGFDMLGLNYIDGSGLSRSNNVTPISQVKFLTSLMDEKYYRSYLTSLPIGGQSGTLKRMFLGTGNGQVFAKTGTLNKVKTLAGYLKTNSGKTLVFSLMVNNYSGSVDMVKKRMEKILEPALDL, from the coding sequence ATGGTAAATTTCAGAAAATATATTTCAAGTGCAGCGGTGTTGGCTTCCGGTTTCTTCCTGGCTCAATCTACCGTTTCTACTGTTCTTTACTCTCAGAATTACGACAATCAGAAAAACAGCTTAAACCTTCCGTCGCCTGTAAGTTCGATGGTGGAGAAAAGCGTTTTGTCGGCTAAAGAACTTGTAGACATTAATGTAAACACAATGATGGCGGATCCTGTGCTGAAAAATGCAACATGGGGATTCGTAGTGTATGACCCGAAAACGAAGAAGGTTATTTCTTCGTACAACGAAAGCTCGCCGTTAGTCCCAGCTTCCACAACAAAATTACTGACTACTGAAACAGCATTGAATCTCCTAGGGGAAAACTATCGTTGGATGACTCAGTTGGAATATTCAGGAACTGTAGATGAAAACGGAACGTTAAACGGAAATTTGTATGTAGTAGGAAGTGGAGATCCATCTCTGGGAACAAACAAAGCAGGAGCAGGATCTTATAGAGACATTATTTCAGATTTCATAGGTGGACTTTCGCGTGAGGGAATTCGAAAGGTAAATGGTGATATTATCATTCAGACAGCGCTTTTCAAAGGCAATATTGCAATGCTTCCGGAAAATGTTGTATGGTTGGAAAATAATAATTATTATCTGCCTGCAGGAACCACACATGCCATTAATCCGGCTAATGAAAAACTCATCGTAAAGAAATCAGGTTTTTCTACAGAAAAGAAATTTTTCTACGTTTCACCTTATGCTCATCAGATGGTATATGCTGAAAAGTATGATGGAGATGGAATTTTAACAACAAAACTTCCGGATGCACCAGCATATTTGGCAAATTCTTTCAGAACTACCTTGGTGAAAAGCGGAATTCCTGTTACCGGAAAAGTATCTGCAAAGATGACGGATCCCACTCCGGAAAACAGAAAAATGATTTCTGCTTACAAATCTCCAACATTGGGTGATATTATATATTATACGAATCAGCATAGTGATAATTCATTGGCAGAAGCGTTATTGAGAACAGTAGGTTTTCAAAAATTAGGAGATCAGACTTCAGAATCAGGAAGAATTGTAGTGACAGATCACTTAAAAGAGGCTGGTTTTGACATGTTGGGTCTAAATTATATAGATGGAAGCGGACTTTCAAGAAGCAATAATGTGACTCCCATTTCTCAGGTGAAGTTTTTGACTTCTTTAATGGATGAGAAATATTACAGATCTTACTTAACATCTTTACCTATCGGTGGACAATCCGGAACCTTGAAAAGAATGTTCCTTGGGACAGGAAACGGACAGGTTTTTGCAAAAACAGGAACTTTAAATAAAGTGAAAACACTGGCTGGTTACCTGAAGACCAATTCTGGTAAAACCTTAGTTTTCTCTTTAATGGTGAACAATTATTCAGGATCAGTAGATATGGTGAAGAAAAGAATGGAAAAGATTCTTGAACCGGCTTTGGATCTTTAG